Proteins from a genomic interval of Symmachiella macrocystis:
- a CDS encoding GspE/PulE family protein: MPQNLETQFREQLPRCGEDDPQYVTELVDVILSAASEAGATDVHLLPGAETMEMRWRLDGVLQSVARFSARLAPRIVARLKVLSDLLTYQTDMPQEGRIRDAGNFETRVSTFPALYGEKCVVRLFAGAGRYDRLDRLNLPQGILKDIRRLLQQTTGVFMVTGPAGCGKTTTNYACLREIVDNSGSGKSLVSLEDPIEVIVPGVTQSQVNQAAGFDLTVGLRSLMRQDPEVIMVGEIRDRDVAETVFQASLTGHLVVTTFHAGSAAEAVNRLSDMGIEPFLLKSGLLGIVSQRLLRRLCACAQPSAERDDRMGLAVEQVTMPVGCSDCQGTGYRGRFVVAEMLTVEDDAIGDAIRERRDARLLEQTAVTAGMVTSLSRACEAVNQGITSPAEVRRVFGF, translated from the coding sequence ATGCCGCAAAACCTTGAAACTCAGTTTCGCGAACAACTTCCCCGCTGCGGCGAAGACGACCCGCAATACGTCACGGAACTCGTTGATGTGATCTTATCGGCGGCCAGCGAGGCAGGGGCGACGGATGTGCACCTACTGCCCGGCGCAGAGACAATGGAAATGCGGTGGCGTCTCGACGGTGTTTTGCAGTCGGTGGCGAGGTTTTCCGCCCGACTGGCACCGCGGATTGTCGCACGGCTCAAAGTGCTGTCGGACCTGCTCACCTACCAAACCGATATGCCGCAAGAGGGCCGAATTCGTGATGCAGGTAACTTTGAAACCCGCGTGAGTACGTTTCCTGCGCTGTATGGTGAAAAATGCGTGGTCCGGCTCTTTGCCGGCGCGGGCCGTTATGATCGACTGGACCGACTGAACTTGCCCCAGGGCATTTTGAAGGACATCCGGCGGTTGTTGCAACAAACCACCGGGGTCTTTATGGTGACCGGACCTGCGGGCTGTGGAAAAACAACAACAAACTACGCATGTCTGCGAGAAATTGTAGACAATTCCGGCAGCGGCAAAAGTCTAGTGAGTCTGGAGGACCCCATTGAAGTCATCGTACCGGGGGTCACCCAATCGCAAGTGAATCAGGCAGCGGGATTTGATTTGACAGTGGGGCTTCGGTCGCTCATGCGGCAAGACCCGGAAGTCATTATGGTTGGAGAAATACGCGACCGCGATGTCGCAGAGACCGTATTCCAGGCCTCATTGACGGGACATCTCGTGGTGACCACTTTTCATGCGGGAAGCGCGGCCGAAGCCGTCAATCGTTTGTCCGACATGGGAATCGAACCATTTTTGCTAAAAAGCGGGCTGCTGGGGATTGTATCGCAACGCTTGCTGCGACGATTGTGCGCATGCGCACAGCCGAGCGCCGAACGAGACGATCGCATGGGGCTTGCAGTCGAACAAGTAACCATGCCGGTCGGTTGTAGCGATTGCCAAGGAACCGGTTATCGCGGACGTTTTGTCGTTGCGGAAATGCTGACTGTCGAGGACGATGCCATCGGTGACGCGATTCGGGAACGGCGGGATGCTCGGTTACTTGAGCAAACTGCGGTTACTGCCGGCATGGTGACCAGCCTGTCACGCGCCTGCGAAGCGGTGAACCAAGGCATCACCTCCCCAGCAGAAGTGCGACGTGTGTTTGGTTTCTAA
- a CDS encoding type II secretion system F family protein, protein MNTLSTNDSSPRAIKLEDLVALNDEIAALVRAGVPLELGLEQVSHDLRGSLGQLAAALGSHMSQGESLSQAMESESSRLPNLYRSVVEAGLRAGRLPAALEAVTRYAQSLLEVHRRVTLACIYPLIVFVLAYAMFLVMLAEMIPRFGAFAEQGQEPQGIWLKSLLYLSETMSVWGPVIPVLLIGVIGFWLFFQKRTLMRTGHSLTLFRFIPWAHGIHRNQQLANFSDLLGLLTEQEVPLHTGILLAADSTGDRRMIQSSEEISLKLQSGDSLAEAMESSKAYPSYLRWLMQTGEQQRTLSESLTRAAGVYRSRALERLETLSLALPLIAVAVIGGGATLIYAFALFAPMIESLRNLAAP, encoded by the coding sequence TTGAATACCCTATCCACAAATGATTCATCGCCACGAGCGATCAAACTCGAAGACCTCGTTGCCCTGAACGACGAGATCGCAGCGCTGGTTCGCGCTGGTGTCCCGCTGGAGTTGGGGTTGGAGCAAGTCAGCCACGACCTACGCGGCAGCTTAGGGCAACTGGCGGCTGCGCTCGGTTCACACATGAGCCAAGGTGAGTCGCTGTCGCAGGCGATGGAGTCGGAAAGCAGCCGATTACCCAATCTGTATCGATCGGTCGTCGAAGCAGGTCTGCGCGCGGGTCGATTGCCGGCTGCCTTAGAGGCGGTCACCCGCTATGCACAGTCGCTGTTGGAAGTCCACCGCCGCGTGACATTAGCGTGTATCTATCCCTTGATTGTGTTTGTGTTGGCCTATGCCATGTTCCTGGTGATGCTGGCCGAGATGATTCCGCGGTTCGGGGCATTTGCCGAGCAAGGCCAGGAGCCGCAAGGGATCTGGTTGAAGAGTTTACTCTACCTTTCCGAAACCATGTCGGTCTGGGGTCCAGTGATTCCGGTGTTGTTGATCGGAGTCATTGGCTTCTGGTTGTTTTTTCAAAAGCGAACACTGATGCGTACGGGACACTCCTTGACGTTGTTCCGTTTTATCCCTTGGGCACACGGCATTCATCGCAATCAGCAACTGGCCAACTTCAGCGACCTGCTGGGACTATTAACCGAACAAGAAGTCCCCTTACATACGGGAATTCTCTTGGCCGCCGACAGCACGGGCGACCGCAGAATGATTCAATCCTCAGAAGAAATCTCCCTGAAACTTCAATCCGGCGACTCACTCGCCGAGGCGATGGAATCCTCCAAAGCCTATCCCTCTTATTTGCGTTGGTTGATGCAGACTGGTGAACAGCAAAGGACCTTGTCGGAATCATTAACCCGCGCAGCTGGAGTCTATCGCTCACGCGCCCTGGAGCGACTGGAGACCCTTTCACTGGCTCTGCCCTTAATAGCCGTCGCCGTTATCGGTGGCGGCGCCACATTGATTTATGCGTTTGCACTGTTCGCCCCGATGATTGAAAGCCTGCGTAACCTAGCCGCTCCTTAA
- a CDS encoding type II secretion system F family protein — protein MPTFRYTAVDATGHPVSDTVNATDESVAHYKLSSLGFTDVIMSATADAAKPRQEEAALELGDADFMAVAQNLADISAAGKPLSGGLRALSQEAHSRRLRKGLRQVADSIDQGVPLKEIFSQRITGFPPHLSGLVLAGLQAGCLDRVLQQSLTYSMRANTLRRRVKFSLAYPIVLVSIVTILMLFIMMYIVPMFSKIFEDFDAELPGMTLMVVNLSRVLLKFGFWGLVGGTVIAVTAWIMARLVLGRPRLRRLVCGIPIFGGVLRNSALMEYCHLLAVLIESRMALPEALRYAGGGVHDADLADASLRLANEVAAGQPLAWTATAMTQFPAVFSQFVKWGERHHAYPESLHAAGDIFEGRARVQAALLRWLIEPFVIIFVGLSVGFIVLAMFMPLIKLLNDLT, from the coding sequence ATGCCGACGTTTCGTTACACCGCTGTAGATGCCACCGGCCATCCGGTCTCGGACACCGTGAATGCGACCGATGAATCCGTGGCGCACTACAAGCTGAGCTCGCTCGGATTCACCGATGTGATCATGAGCGCAACGGCCGACGCAGCAAAACCGCGGCAAGAAGAAGCGGCACTCGAACTTGGCGACGCCGATTTCATGGCCGTGGCGCAAAACCTGGCCGACATCTCCGCCGCCGGCAAACCACTCTCCGGCGGGCTGCGGGCCTTGTCCCAAGAAGCCCACTCACGACGCTTGCGCAAAGGCCTCAGGCAGGTCGCCGACAGCATCGATCAAGGTGTCCCGCTGAAAGAGATTTTCTCCCAACGCATCACGGGATTTCCGCCACACCTATCGGGATTGGTCCTAGCCGGCTTACAGGCAGGCTGCTTAGACCGCGTCTTGCAACAGTCGCTGACCTACTCCATGCGGGCCAATACCTTGAGGCGGCGCGTGAAGTTCTCCTTGGCCTATCCCATCGTTTTGGTATCCATCGTCACCATACTGATGTTGTTCATCATGATGTACATCGTGCCGATGTTTTCGAAAATCTTCGAAGATTTCGACGCGGAGCTGCCGGGGATGACCTTAATGGTGGTTAACCTGTCGCGCGTCCTGTTGAAATTCGGTTTCTGGGGGCTGGTGGGCGGCACCGTCATCGCGGTCACCGCTTGGATCATGGCGCGCCTCGTGCTGGGGCGTCCGCGTCTCCGCAGGCTTGTCTGTGGTATCCCCATTTTTGGAGGCGTGTTGCGCAACTCCGCCTTAATGGAATATTGTCACTTGCTGGCCGTGTTGATTGAAAGCCGCATGGCCCTGCCCGAAGCACTGCGATATGCCGGGGGTGGGGTGCATGATGCTGACTTGGCGGACGCGTCCCTGCGACTGGCGAACGAGGTCGCCGCGGGACAACCGCTGGCCTGGACGGCAACAGCGATGACGCAATTCCCCGCCGTATTCAGCCAATTCGTCAAATGGGGTGAACGGCATCATGCCTATCCGGAATCACTGCACGCGGCGGGGGACATCTTTGAGGGACGGGCGCGTGTTCAAGCGGCGCTGCTCAGGTGGCTCATCGAACCGTTCGTCATCATCTTCGTTGGACTGAGCGTCGGCTTCATCGTGTTAGCGATGTTCATGCCACTGATTAAGTTATTGAACGATTTGACTTAA
- a CDS encoding type II secretion system F family protein: protein MPEQGSSITSISNGLSSRQSSLLWMLAVAAEKNMPLVDEIDALADDERGSQRKRLRDLADMLRAGIPLPEAVENIPGLLPFGATFAVRVGCETNRLGPALRSAANDLTSEFQEEQGSNIMYLLYCGMVASVLLSLTGFLMYWIVPKFAMIFEDFDMELPEATIGMIEASNVFVNYFYLFMPLLFAAIPLLIIVTMWGLSGGVRFLEVPQFMLRLFPRLETPQLLRNLSLVIDSGKPMVDAVSLAAYFYPRAIIRTKLAHIEVALRHAEDCFQQLRKHRLITKSEEQLLRSAEHVGNLSWALRNVATNQERRQAYRFRMVTEFFKPLAAFGFGLVVAAYAICFFMPLVALMDQLSKTSPY, encoded by the coding sequence ATGCCGGAACAAGGGTCTTCAATTACGAGCATCAGTAACGGCCTGTCTTCGCGACAGTCGTCGTTGTTGTGGATGTTGGCGGTCGCAGCCGAAAAAAATATGCCGTTGGTCGACGAGATCGATGCGTTGGCCGATGACGAACGCGGCAGTCAACGCAAGCGATTGCGCGATTTGGCCGACATGCTCCGCGCCGGAATTCCCTTGCCCGAGGCGGTTGAGAATATCCCCGGCCTGTTGCCGTTCGGGGCAACGTTCGCCGTGCGGGTTGGTTGCGAAACCAACCGTTTGGGGCCGGCCCTGCGCAGCGCTGCCAACGACCTCACCAGCGAATTCCAGGAGGAACAGGGCAGCAACATCATGTACCTGTTGTATTGCGGCATGGTGGCGTCGGTCCTGTTGTCGTTAACCGGGTTTTTGATGTATTGGATCGTCCCCAAATTTGCCATGATCTTCGAGGACTTTGACATGGAACTTCCCGAAGCGACCATCGGGATGATTGAAGCGTCCAACGTGTTCGTCAACTATTTCTATCTCTTCATGCCCCTATTATTCGCTGCCATCCCGCTGCTGATCATCGTCACCATGTGGGGCTTGTCCGGCGGAGTTCGTTTTCTGGAAGTCCCGCAGTTCATGTTGCGTTTGTTCCCGCGGCTGGAGACACCGCAACTGTTGCGGAATTTGTCGCTGGTCATCGATTCAGGCAAACCGATGGTCGATGCGGTTTCCTTGGCCGCCTATTTTTATCCCCGCGCGATCATTCGCACAAAACTGGCACATATTGAAGTCGCCCTCCGCCATGCGGAAGATTGTTTTCAACAACTTCGCAAACACCGACTGATCACCAAATCGGAAGAGCAACTCTTACGATCCGCTGAACATGTCGGCAACCTCAGTTGGGCTTTGCGCAATGTGGCAACAAACCAGGAACGCCGGCAAGCCTATCGATTTCGCATGGTTACCGAGTTTTTCAAACCTTTGGCCGCATTTGGTTTCGGATTGGTGGTCGCTGCTTATGCCATCTGTTTTTTCATGCCGTTGGTCGCCTTAATGGATCAATTGTCTAAGACGTCCCCCTACTAA
- a CDS encoding type IV pilus modification PilV family protein — protein sequence MYRHKRHPPLDKQRRRRGYMLVEMIVAGIVLAVVMTVYLQLLAATSRQHRYADHRQLAGEELANIMERITAQPYKTIDQEELQSKELSDSATSHLHDAELNIDILPVSEPVDGKQISLSLRWRDSGDVYVAPTRLTSWVYAPAGGTP from the coding sequence ATGTATCGCCACAAAAGACATCCTCCTCTCGACAAGCAGCGCCGCCGCCGCGGATACATGCTGGTCGAGATGATCGTCGCGGGCATCGTGCTGGCCGTGGTGATGACGGTCTATCTGCAGTTGTTGGCCGCCACATCCCGCCAACACCGTTATGCCGACCACCGGCAACTGGCGGGCGAAGAACTGGCCAATATCATGGAACGCATCACCGCGCAGCCTTATAAAACGATCGACCAGGAGGAACTACAGTCCAAAGAATTGAGCGACTCCGCTACCTCGCACTTGCATGATGCCGAGTTGAACATCGACATCCTACCTGTCAGTGAACCGGTCGACGGCAAACAGATTTCACTTTCGCTGCGTTGGCGTGATTCCGGCGACGTCTATGTCGCGCCGACTCGTCTCACCAGCTGGGTTTATGCCCCAGCGGGAGGTACGCCATGA
- a CDS encoding pilus assembly FimT family protein → MNRRRGISLIEMIVVIGASSIILLVGAGMLHTLMRSERVATESLVHATNHARLAAQFRDDIHAATTVSIQGEPGADDVLQITNPNAAEILYSQQGRLLVRRETEATHPPRHEQFRLPVDVRIRFAINDSGPHKIADLSWNFVDDDSMTSAERATRPPLNPLKIEAIIGKDHRFQEATP, encoded by the coding sequence ATGAATCGCCGCCGTGGGATTTCTTTGATCGAAATGATCGTGGTGATCGGCGCGTCCTCGATCATATTGCTGGTCGGCGCCGGCATGCTGCATACGTTGATGCGCAGTGAACGTGTCGCAACCGAATCGCTGGTCCACGCTACCAATCATGCCCGCTTGGCCGCGCAGTTTCGCGACGACATCCACGCCGCAACAACCGTGTCCATTCAAGGTGAACCGGGCGCAGACGATGTCTTGCAAATCACCAACCCCAACGCTGCGGAGATATTGTATTCGCAACAAGGGCGATTGCTCGTCCGCAGGGAAACCGAAGCGACACATCCGCCACGGCACGAACAATTCCGACTGCCGGTGGATGTGCGAATCCGTTTTGCAATCAATGACAGCGGCCCACACAAGATCGCGGACTTGTCTTGGAATTTTGTCGACGACGACTCCATGACCAGCGCGGAGCGCGCAACACGCCCGCCGCTCAACCCGCTGAAAATCGAAGCGATAATTGGCAAGGACCATCGTTTTCAGGAGGCCACACCATGA
- a CDS encoding DUF1559 domain-containing protein encodes MSQLASPPFLTNRDRRRRGFTLIELLVVIAIIAILIALLLPAVQQAREAARRTTCRNNLMQIGLALQNYEGAHECLPPGTVNPTGPIQNLRQGYHVGWALLILPFMEEGNIYNHWDFSVSVYDDKNAAPREQHIPSYICPSTPFPQNGPLISYAGCHNSKAAPIDVTNNGVLYLNSSIRYQQITDGSSHTIFVGEKDSLVALGSMGVPVDPDVPTCWASGTNATLRATSDINGSLRTAMMQVAPGQPQPPLDPEDDSPLESGFSSFHAGGAFFLFGDGSVQFLSENTAPAIFARLGDRSDGEMPDAGQY; translated from the coding sequence ATGAGCCAACTAGCGAGTCCCCCATTTTTGACAAACCGTGACCGGCGGCGCCGCGGCTTTACGCTGATTGAATTGTTGGTGGTGATCGCAATCATTGCCATTTTGATCGCCCTGCTGTTACCGGCGGTCCAACAGGCGCGCGAAGCGGCGCGGCGAACGACGTGCCGCAATAACCTGATGCAAATTGGACTGGCGCTCCAAAACTACGAAGGCGCCCACGAATGCCTGCCGCCGGGAACCGTGAACCCAACCGGCCCGATTCAAAATCTCAGACAGGGGTACCATGTTGGTTGGGCACTGCTGATTTTGCCGTTCATGGAAGAGGGCAATATTTATAACCATTGGGATTTTTCGGTCAGCGTCTATGACGACAAAAATGCGGCGCCGCGGGAACAACATATTCCTTCCTACATCTGCCCCTCGACGCCGTTTCCTCAAAACGGCCCGCTGATCTCCTATGCTGGCTGTCATAACAGCAAGGCAGCGCCGATCGATGTCACCAATAACGGCGTACTGTATCTCAATAGCAGCATCCGCTATCAACAAATCACCGACGGAAGTTCGCATACGATTTTTGTGGGCGAAAAGGACAGCCTCGTCGCCTTAGGCAGCATGGGCGTTCCGGTCGATCCGGATGTTCCCACTTGCTGGGCATCGGGCACGAACGCGACCTTGCGGGCTACGTCAGACATCAATGGTTCGCTTCGAACGGCGATGATGCAAGTCGCGCCCGGCCAACCGCAGCCTCCCCTCGATCCAGAAGACGATTCCCCACTCGAAAGCGGCTTCAGCAGCTTCCACGCCGGCGGGGCTTTCTTTCTGTTCGGCGACGGCAGCGTACAATTTTTGAGTGAGAACACAGCGCCGGCTATTTTTGCCCGTCTGGGTGATCGCTCTGACGGTGAAATGCCTGATGCAGGCCAGTATTAA
- a CDS encoding DUF1559 domain-containing protein — protein sequence MTHLLQRLRMPARRGFTVIELTVVISIIVAVLALLLPAMLKAREAARRTQCQNNLKQIILGLHNYAEQRHVFPPGVVDDQSPILQEPLGYHASWTVQLLPFLDQTNLSSMWDRSVGVYTEGNAQLFNNVVPVFACPSNSEPNPIRFGHPQSSYAGCYNDSEAPIDMTNVGVLTLNSSTRYEMIPDGTSHTIFIGEVRLPEPDVHIAMADQGQHGLLGWASGTRATLRNTSRFNQDLTPADFAEGDLTGPVGGFGSYHEGGAYFAFGDGSVRFLHDSIDPALLRDLGNPADGNLPSADQFLRKP from the coding sequence ATGACTCATCTACTACAGCGACTCAGAATGCCGGCTCGCCGTGGTTTCACGGTGATCGAGCTGACCGTGGTGATTTCGATTATCGTTGCCGTGCTCGCGCTGCTGCTCCCGGCAATGCTCAAGGCTCGCGAAGCAGCACGCCGTACGCAGTGCCAGAACAACCTCAAGCAGATTATCTTGGGACTGCACAACTACGCCGAACAGCGCCACGTATTTCCACCGGGCGTCGTCGACGATCAAAGCCCGATTCTGCAAGAACCGTTGGGATACCATGCCAGTTGGACCGTGCAGCTCTTGCCGTTTTTGGATCAAACAAATCTAAGCAGTATGTGGGACCGATCCGTGGGGGTCTACACCGAAGGCAATGCTCAACTTTTCAATAACGTCGTCCCCGTATTCGCCTGTCCCAGTAATAGTGAGCCGAACCCAATTCGTTTCGGCCACCCCCAATCGAGTTATGCCGGTTGCTATAACGACAGTGAAGCTCCCATCGACATGACCAATGTGGGCGTGCTGACATTAAATAGCAGCACGCGCTATGAAATGATTCCTGATGGTACGTCCCACACGATTTTCATTGGTGAGGTTCGCTTACCGGAACCGGACGTACACATCGCAATGGCCGACCAGGGCCAACATGGCTTGCTGGGTTGGGCTTCGGGAACCCGAGCCACGCTGCGAAACACCTCCCGTTTCAATCAGGATCTCACGCCCGCAGACTTTGCAGAGGGAGATCTGACCGGTCCAGTCGGCGGGTTTGGCAGCTACCACGAAGGCGGTGCCTATTTCGCTTTTGGGGACGGCTCGGTACGATTTCTACATGACTCGATCGATCCGGCTTTGTTGCGGGATCTCGGTAATCCCGCAGACGGAAACCTCCCTTCAGCCGATCAGTTCTTACGAAAACCATGA
- a CDS encoding thiamine pyrophosphate-dependent enzyme yields the protein MTSPPQMPLPAALEVLHNVRTDQIVITTMGSAREWMQLGSDPLDFVYAPSAMGEAPAVGLGLALAQPDRQVIVCNGDGCMLMNLGSLVTVTAQAPQNYVLIVFDNGHYEVTGMQQTAASADARHRGDTIDFCATARGCGFTSVYKFSDLNTWRDSIATVLGETGPTFVLLKVAPVPGGAVPRSPAPPAERAVALREALTNS from the coding sequence ATGACGTCGCCACCACAAATGCCCCTCCCGGCAGCTTTGGAAGTTCTTCACAATGTACGGACGGACCAAATCGTGATCACCACGATGGGATCGGCGCGGGAATGGATGCAACTCGGCAGCGACCCGCTCGATTTTGTCTATGCCCCGTCAGCAATGGGCGAAGCTCCTGCCGTTGGATTAGGCCTCGCGCTGGCGCAGCCCGACCGGCAGGTCATCGTCTGCAATGGCGATGGCTGCATGTTGATGAACCTGGGCAGCCTGGTGACAGTCACCGCTCAAGCACCGCAGAATTATGTGCTGATCGTATTCGACAACGGCCACTACGAAGTCACCGGCATGCAACAAACCGCCGCCAGCGCCGACGCACGACATCGCGGAGACACGATCGACTTCTGCGCAACGGCACGGGGATGCGGCTTCACGTCGGTCTACAAATTCAGCGACCTCAACACGTGGCGCGATAGCATCGCGACTGTACTGGGTGAGACTGGCCCCACATTCGTACTCCTCAAAGTCGCCCCGGTGCCTGGTGGAGCGGTGCCACGTTCCCCGGCACCGCCGGCGGAGCGTGCTGTGGCGCTGCGGGAAGCACTCACCAATTCCTAA
- a CDS encoding DUF7710 domain-containing protein: MTADNEEVVWIFVGGKNPNPSAAFSNRKSAEDWIAQTKLSGMLTAYPLNIPVYDWAIRKGIFKPLKPYQSSPKFIAGFSSAGLEHYHYEDGINQTD; the protein is encoded by the coding sequence ATGACCGCAGACAATGAAGAAGTTGTTTGGATTTTTGTGGGTGGGAAAAACCCAAATCCAAGTGCGGCGTTTTCCAATCGAAAATCAGCTGAGGATTGGATCGCCCAGACCAAGCTCTCCGGAATGCTCACAGCTTATCCATTGAATATACCGGTATACGATTGGGCGATTCGCAAGGGAATCTTTAAGCCATTAAAACCGTATCAAAGTTCGCCGAAGTTCATCGCTGGATTTTCGTCGGCAGGCCTTGAGCATTATCATTATGAAGATGGCATCAACCAAACTGATTAG
- the acs gene encoding acetate--CoA ligase, translated as MTNPSSDSIESVLQESRKFPPAESFSAEAHIKSEAEYQAMWDRAKDDPAGFWGEMAENLDWFEKWDKVLDGDMPDTKWFTGGKINAAYNCIDRHLKTWRKNKAAIIWEGEPGDTRVLTYQDLHREVCKFANVLKQLGVGKGDRVTLYMPMIPELAIAMLACARIGATHSIIFGGFSADAVADRNNDAQAKLVVTADAGWRRGKQVPLKVAVDESLEKSPSVEKVVVVQRTGAEVTMVPDRDYWWHDLMKGASAECEATPLDSEHPLFILYTSGSTGKPKGVLHTTAGYTLGTMMTSKWVFDLKDEDTYWCTADIGWVTGHSYIIYGPLANGATTMMYEGAPNWPDEGRFWEMVEKHRVNIFYTAPTAIRAFIKWGDDWPNKYDLSSLRLLGTVGEPINPEAWMWYHRVIGQEACPIVDTWWQTETGSIMMSPLPGVTATTPGSCTKPLPGIVPDIVSKDGTSQPDNSGGLLVMRQPWPSMLRTLYGDHDRFLATYFNEIPGCYFAGDGARRDEDGYYWIMGRVDDVLNVSGHRLSTMEVESALVSHEKVAEAAVVGFPHDLKGEGICCFVTLKNEDDTDELKDELKKHVRHAIGAIATPDTIRFTASLPKTRSGKIMRRLLRDIAAGRELVGDTTTLEDLSVLAKLRESEE; from the coding sequence ATGACGAACCCATCCAGCGACAGCATCGAAAGCGTCCTTCAAGAAAGTCGCAAGTTTCCCCCTGCAGAGTCGTTTTCCGCTGAAGCACACATTAAAAGCGAAGCCGAATACCAGGCGATGTGGGACCGTGCCAAGGACGATCCCGCTGGTTTTTGGGGTGAAATGGCGGAAAACCTGGATTGGTTTGAAAAGTGGGACAAAGTCCTCGATGGCGATATGCCTGACACCAAATGGTTTACCGGCGGAAAAATCAATGCGGCGTACAATTGCATCGACCGCCATCTGAAGACCTGGCGGAAGAACAAGGCCGCAATCATCTGGGAAGGCGAGCCGGGCGACACTCGCGTACTGACTTATCAGGATTTGCATCGCGAAGTCTGCAAATTCGCCAACGTACTCAAGCAGTTGGGAGTCGGCAAAGGGGATCGGGTGACGTTATATATGCCGATGATTCCCGAATTGGCAATCGCCATGCTGGCCTGCGCCCGCATCGGAGCGACGCATTCGATTATCTTTGGCGGGTTCAGCGCCGACGCTGTCGCCGATCGCAACAATGACGCCCAGGCCAAACTGGTCGTGACGGCCGATGCCGGGTGGCGGCGCGGTAAGCAAGTTCCGCTGAAAGTCGCCGTCGACGAGAGCCTGGAAAAATCGCCGTCGGTCGAAAAAGTCGTGGTTGTGCAGCGCACCGGGGCTGAAGTCACAATGGTCCCCGATCGCGATTACTGGTGGCACGACCTGATGAAAGGCGCCTCCGCCGAATGCGAGGCCACGCCGCTCGACTCCGAACACCCGTTGTTCATTCTGTACACCTCGGGCAGCACCGGGAAGCCGAAAGGAGTGCTGCATACCACCGCGGGATATACGCTGGGAACAATGATGACCAGCAAATGGGTCTTCGACCTCAAGGACGAAGACACCTATTGGTGCACGGCTGATATCGGTTGGGTTACGGGGCACAGCTACATCATTTACGGTCCGTTGGCCAACGGGGCGACGACGATGATGTACGAAGGGGCTCCCAACTGGCCGGATGAAGGCCGGTTTTGGGAGATGGTCGAGAAGCACCGCGTGAATATCTTCTACACCGCGCCGACCGCCATTCGGGCTTTCATCAAATGGGGCGACGATTGGCCCAACAAATACGACCTGTCGAGCTTGCGACTGCTGGGGACGGTCGGTGAGCCGATCAATCCTGAGGCTTGGATGTGGTATCACCGTGTCATCGGGCAAGAGGCCTGTCCGATTGTCGACACGTGGTGGCAGACCGAGACGGGTAGCATCATGATGAGCCCGTTGCCGGGTGTGACCGCAACCACGCCGGGCAGTTGTACCAAGCCGCTGCCAGGGATTGTCCCCGATATTGTCAGTAAAGACGGCACCAGCCAGCCGGATAATTCGGGCGGACTGCTGGTGATGCGTCAGCCCTGGCCGTCGATGCTCCGTACGCTCTACGGCGATCACGACCGTTTTCTGGCGACGTATTTCAACGAGATCCCCGGTTGCTATTTTGCCGGAGACGGCGCGCGGCGCGACGAGGATGGTTACTACTGGATCATGGGCCGTGTGGATGATGTGCTGAACGTCTCCGGTCATCGATTGAGCACGATGGAAGTCGAAAGCGCGCTCGTGTCGCACGAGAAGGTTGCTGAAGCCGCCGTCGTCGGATTTCCGCACGACCTGAAGGGGGAAGGCATCTGCTGCTTCGTGACACTCAAAAACGAAGACGACACGGATGAACTCAAGGATGAGTTGAAAAAACATGTCCGGCATGCCATTGGGGCCATCGCCACGCCGGATACGATCCGCTTTACAGCATCCCTTCCCAAGACTCGTAGCGGCAAAATCATGCGGCGACTTCTTCGTGACATCGCCGCCGGTCGCGAACTGGTGGGCGACACGACCACTCTGGAGGACTTATCGGTACTGGCAAAATTGCGGGAAAGTGAAGAGTAG